The following coding sequences are from one Paenibacillus sp. FSL R5-0912 window:
- the prsW gene encoding glutamic-type intramembrane protease PrsW — translation MLLLSVISSAVAPGLALLTFFYLKDKYDQEPLHMVLKVFLLGLLIVFPVMIIQRGLVLGLDGGPYVDSFLISSGVEEGLKWFVLYHMIYNHTEFDEPYDGILYAVAISLGFATIENVMYAWYSHASIGSMIMRALLPVSGHAMFGVIMGYHMGRAKFSNGVKTRGILLISLLLPWLWHGIYDFILTTTANYWIWFIVPLMAVLWYGGMGKVARANSRSPFRFLKREEEVNL, via the coding sequence GTGCTTTTGTTATCGGTTATTTCGTCAGCAGTGGCACCGGGTCTTGCGCTGCTGACTTTTTTCTATCTGAAAGATAAGTATGATCAGGAGCCGCTCCACATGGTGCTGAAGGTGTTCCTGCTCGGCCTACTTATTGTTTTCCCGGTTATGATCATCCAGAGGGGTCTTGTGCTCGGTCTGGACGGCGGCCCTTATGTGGATTCGTTTCTGATCTCCTCCGGCGTGGAGGAAGGTCTGAAGTGGTTTGTGCTGTACCATATGATTTACAATCATACCGAATTTGACGAGCCCTATGATGGAATACTATACGCCGTAGCGATTTCGCTCGGCTTCGCAACGATAGAGAACGTAATGTATGCCTGGTACAGCCATGCTTCAATCGGTTCAATGATCATGAGGGCGCTGCTCCCGGTATCCGGCCATGCCATGTTTGGTGTCATTATGGGATACCATATGGGGAGGGCCAAGTTTTCAAACGGAGTCAAGACCAGAGGAATTCTGCTTATTTCCCTGCTGCTGCCATGGCTCTGGCACGGGATTTATGATTTTATACTGACGACTACGGCTAACTATTGGATCTGGTTCATCGTGCCCCTGATGGCTGTTTTATGGTACGGAGGCATGGGCAAGGTGGCGCGGGCCAACAGCCGCTCCCCGTTTCGTTTTTTGAAGCGGGAGGAAGAGGTTAACCTATAA
- a CDS encoding genetic competence negative regulator, with protein sequence MRIERLSQDKIRIFLTFDDLSERGIQKEDMWQEVPKVHDLFTEMMDQAYSELGFDATGPLAVEVFALPAQGMVVIVTRGKYDHHSYGGPGEDELPEEIYEMEVTLEQSDSIVYAFRDFEVLVEAAHVLIGNITSQGQLYSYNDKWYLYFDPKEFEEAALSGLVGVLAEFGDSSPVTQAVLAEYGKTVMAENAIETLCTHFKRQE encoded by the coding sequence ATGAGAATAGAGCGATTAAGTCAAGATAAGATACGGATTTTCCTCACTTTTGACGACCTGAGCGAGCGGGGCATCCAGAAGGAAGACATGTGGCAGGAAGTTCCCAAGGTGCACGACCTCTTTACGGAAATGATGGATCAGGCGTATAGTGAACTTGGTTTTGACGCTACCGGTCCGCTTGCCGTGGAAGTGTTCGCATTGCCCGCGCAAGGCATGGTCGTTATTGTGACCCGGGGGAAATATGATCACCATTCGTACGGTGGTCCCGGGGAAGATGAATTGCCTGAAGAGATTTACGAGATGGAAGTTACTCTTGAACAAAGCGACTCCATTGTGTATGCATTCCGCGATTTTGAGGTTCTGGTTGAAGCGGCCCATGTGCTCATCGGCAATATTACTTCTCAAGGACAGCTGTATTCTTATAATGATAAATGGTATCTCTACTTTGATCCGAAGGAATTTGAAGAAGCGGCATTATCGGGTCTTGTAGGCGTGCTTGCGGAGTTTGGAGATTCATCTCCGGTTACTCAGGCTGTTCTGGCTGAATACGGCAAGACAGTGATGGCGGAGAATGCAATCGAGACCTTGTGCACTCATTTTAAACGCCAGGAATAA